The following proteins are co-located in the Chryseobacterium daecheongense genome:
- a CDS encoding YceI family protein: MATKWNLDPAHSEITFKVKHMMISSIKGSFTNFNAEIEADDDTFSNAKTSATIQTNSVSTHNVDRDNHLKSEEFFNAEQNPTITFESQALNGDITGNLTINGITKPVTLDVDFGGINKDPWGNTKAGFSFEGKINRKDFGLNWNAALEAGGVMVSDEVKVAGELQFVKQA; the protein is encoded by the coding sequence ATGGCAACAAAATGGAATTTAGACCCGGCACACAGTGAAATTACTTTCAAAGTAAAACACATGATGATTTCCAGTATTAAAGGAAGCTTCACTAATTTCAATGCAGAAATCGAAGCTGATGATGATACGTTTTCTAATGCTAAAACCAGTGCAACGATTCAAACCAATTCTGTTTCAACACACAATGTAGACAGAGATAACCATTTAAAGTCTGAAGAATTTTTCAATGCTGAGCAAAACCCTACCATTACGTTTGAGTCTCAAGCATTGAATGGAGATATAACCGGAAATCTTACGATCAATGGAATCACAAAGCCTGTAACTTTGGATGTAGATTTCGGGGGTATCAATAAAGACCCGTGGGGTAATACAAAAGCTGGTTTTTCTTTTGAAGGAAAAATCAACAGAAAAGACTTCGGATTAAACTGGAATGCAGCTCTTGAAGCAGGAGGTGTAATGGTAAGCGATGAGGTAAAAGTAGCTGGTGAACTACAGTTTGTAAAGCAAGCATAA
- a CDS encoding DPP IV N-terminal domain-containing protein → MKLHKFTLLMVVLGGSLYAQTQKFTMAEAVNGLRTNLAVKNISQFSWSEDGKSYIQAVKGGYLITDLKNNKQDTLISLNQLNKQFSSNKLNAVPQIKFINNTNAYFNANDQMFWVEKSGNDWKVKKTSALNENAANVKVFGDNQTAAYTVKNNLYINRNGKSVAVTNDADENIINGQAVHRNEFGIDTGIFPAPNSESVAFYRMDQTMVADYPVIDWSVTPAVNHNIKYPMAGNTSHQVSLGVYNIKNQSTTFLKIDGEKDQYLTAVTWSPDSKYIFVAVLNRGQNHMKMNQYDAESGNLVKTLFEETNDKYVEPQHPLVFFPKSNTDFIWQSQRTGYNHLFHFNLEKGLIAQITKGDWLVTDILGFNEKKKEIFFVSTKETPLERHLYKINWTNFKMQRLDDAEGMHTGVLSSDGNYLFDVYTNANTPRVGNIINTATLKYNNVFTSENTLKNYQRPEIKNVNLKADDGTPLYGKIILPTNFDPNKKYPVIVYLYNGPHLQLITNSFPASGNLWYEYMAQNGYIIFTMDGRGSSNRGLKFEQAVFRNLGTTEMNDQMKGVNYLKSLPYVDTERMGIHGWSFGGFMTTSFMLRQPDVFKVGVAGGPVIDWKMYEIMYGERYMDTPQENPDGYAKANLLDKVQNLKGKLLMIHGAQDDVVVWQHSIKFIKSAVDNGVQLDYFVYPGHPHNVIGKDRVHLMQKITDYFDQNLKK, encoded by the coding sequence ATGAAATTACATAAGTTTACTTTACTGATGGTGGTTTTGGGCGGTTCTTTATATGCTCAGACCCAAAAATTTACAATGGCGGAGGCTGTAAATGGGCTAAGAACAAATCTGGCAGTTAAAAATATTTCTCAATTTTCATGGTCTGAAGATGGCAAATCGTATATTCAGGCTGTAAAAGGTGGGTATTTAATTACAGATTTAAAAAACAATAAGCAGGATACCCTTATTTCATTGAATCAGCTAAACAAACAATTCTCTTCAAATAAGCTGAACGCGGTTCCACAGATTAAGTTTATCAATAATACCAATGCATATTTTAATGCCAATGACCAAATGTTCTGGGTGGAAAAATCCGGAAACGACTGGAAGGTAAAAAAGACTTCGGCATTGAATGAAAATGCTGCCAATGTAAAGGTTTTTGGGGATAATCAGACCGCGGCTTACACCGTAAAGAATAATCTTTATATTAACAGAAACGGAAAATCTGTTGCCGTAACCAATGATGCTGATGAAAATATAATTAACGGTCAGGCCGTTCACAGAAATGAATTTGGTATTGATACAGGAATTTTTCCAGCCCCTAATTCAGAATCTGTAGCTTTTTACAGAATGGATCAGACCATGGTTGCAGATTATCCCGTTATCGATTGGTCTGTAACTCCTGCGGTGAATCATAATATAAAATATCCTATGGCTGGGAATACCTCTCATCAGGTAAGTCTTGGTGTTTATAATATCAAAAATCAGTCTACAACTTTTTTAAAAATTGACGGAGAAAAAGATCAGTACTTAACAGCGGTTACCTGGAGTCCGGATTCTAAATATATTTTTGTGGCTGTGCTGAACCGGGGACAGAATCATATGAAAATGAATCAGTATGATGCCGAAAGCGGAAATCTTGTAAAAACATTATTTGAAGAAACAAATGATAAATATGTGGAACCTCAGCATCCGCTTGTGTTTTTTCCTAAATCCAACACTGACTTTATCTGGCAAAGTCAACGAACAGGATACAATCATTTATTTCATTTCAACTTGGAAAAAGGGTTGATCGCCCAGATCACAAAAGGAGATTGGTTGGTTACGGATATATTGGGCTTTAATGAAAAGAAAAAGGAAATATTTTTTGTTTCAACAAAAGAAACCCCTCTTGAAAGACATTTGTATAAGATCAACTGGACAAACTTTAAAATGCAGAGACTGGATGATGCGGAAGGAATGCATACAGGAGTCCTGAGCAGTGATGGAAACTATTTATTTGATGTCTATACCAATGCCAATACACCCAGAGTAGGTAATATTATTAATACAGCCACTTTAAAATACAATAATGTTTTCACCTCTGAAAATACATTAAAAAACTATCAGCGCCCTGAAATCAAAAATGTGAATTTGAAAGCGGATGACGGAACTCCTTTATACGGAAAGATTATTCTTCCGACGAACTTTGATCCTAATAAAAAATATCCGGTGATTGTTTATTTATATAATGGTCCACACCTACAGCTGATTACTAATTCTTTCCCGGCTTCAGGAAATCTTTGGTATGAATATATGGCACAAAACGGATATATTATTTTTACTATGGATGGAAGGGGATCTTCAAACCGGGGATTAAAATTTGAGCAGGCTGTGTTCAGAAATCTGGGAACTACTGAAATGAATGATCAGATGAAAGGAGTTAATTATCTGAAGTCGCTACCTTATGTAGATACGGAAAGAATGGGGATACATGGATGGAGTTTTGGTGGATTTATGACTACAAGCTTTATGCTTCGTCAGCCTGACGTATTCAAAGTAGGAGTTGCAGGTGGACCTGTTATCGATTGGAAGATGTATGAAATTATGTATGGTGAAAGATACATGGATACTCCGCAGGAAAATCCGGATGGATATGCAAAAGCAAACCTCTTGGACAAAGTCCAGAATCTGAAAGGTAAACTTCTTATGATCCATGGAGCACAAGATGATGTGGTAGTTTGGCAGCATTCTATTAAATTTATTAAATCTGCGGTAGATAACGGGGTTCAGCTTGATTACTTTGTATATCCTGGGCATCCTCATAATGTAATAGGAAAAGACAGGGTACATTTGATGCAAAAGATTACCGATTATTTTGATCAGAACCTGAAAAAGTAA
- a CDS encoding acyltransferase → MNFEKGKRIHFHTFDSLRFLSFLLVFIQHAPVPEGSILRYFSRGEVGVSFFFVLSGFLITYILILEKLNNQTIPLKKFFKRRILRIWPLYYAMIIFAFCTPYIINFFHLPFSNKGYEPNWLLTITFIENYKMMSTGMLANVSPLPVIWSLCVEEHFYIIWGCIMYFISLKNIPKLIVVCIFISFVSRIIYHILGISSLDIFTNISYFAFGAIPAYLFVFKKDIIRKLSMIPSIYKYLYFFIVILAIALLPDIIFFKHIQIGIIIFGILFSVLILFTLGDRNVFKISDRSIFGKLGKYTYGLYLIHTICLVLFDRIGKRYDLSNYTVIISALLFTIFLAYLSYHLFEKQFLKLKKSV, encoded by the coding sequence ATGAACTTTGAAAAAGGTAAGAGGATTCATTTTCATACTTTCGATTCACTAAGGTTTCTATCTTTTTTGCTGGTCTTTATACAGCATGCTCCTGTTCCGGAGGGTAGTATTTTACGTTATTTTTCGAGAGGAGAAGTAGGAGTTTCTTTTTTCTTTGTATTAAGTGGTTTTCTGATTACGTACATTTTGATACTTGAAAAATTAAATAATCAGACAATTCCACTTAAAAAATTTTTTAAAAGAAGAATCTTAAGGATATGGCCATTATATTATGCAATGATCATATTTGCTTTTTGTACACCATATATCATTAATTTTTTTCACCTGCCTTTTTCAAATAAGGGATATGAACCCAATTGGCTCCTTACTATTACATTTATTGAAAATTACAAAATGATGTCTACGGGGATGCTTGCCAATGTTTCTCCGTTGCCGGTGATCTGGTCTCTTTGTGTAGAAGAGCATTTTTATATCATTTGGGGATGCATTATGTATTTTATTTCTTTAAAAAATATTCCGAAGCTTATTGTAGTTTGCATCTTCATTTCTTTTGTATCAAGGATTATTTATCACATATTAGGTATCAGTTCACTGGATATATTTACCAACATCAGTTATTTTGCTTTTGGTGCTATTCCTGCCTATCTGTTTGTTTTTAAAAAGGATATCATTAGAAAATTGAGCATGATTCCTTCAATATATAAATATCTTTATTTTTTTATAGTTATTCTTGCCATAGCACTGCTTCCCGATATTATTTTCTTTAAACATATTCAGATAGGAATTATCATTTTTGGGATATTATTCTCTGTACTCATTTTATTTACATTAGGAGACCGGAATGTATTTAAAATCTCCGACCGTTCTATTTTTGGAAAGCTTGGAAAGTATACGTATGGTCTTTATCTTATACATACAATCTGCCTGGTCTTATTCGATAGAATCGGGAAAAGATATGATCTAAGTAATTATACAGTAATAATATCGGCACTTCTTTTCACCATATTTCTGGCCTATCTCTCTTATCATCTTTTTGAAAAGCAGTTTCTGAAACTTAAAAAATCAGTTTAA
- a CDS encoding LLM class flavin-dependent oxidoreductase has product MELGIGMFGDLAFDQTTGKYKDAGVKIREILEQVKLMDEVGIDVFAMGEHHRPDYAVSSPEMVLAAAASITKNIKLASGVTVLSSSEPVKVYEDFSTLDLISDGRAEIFVGRGSFIESFPLYGYSLNDYDQLFDEKLELLLKINSEENVTWSGELRAPMHNQTVYPRAKNGGKLPIWRAVGGTPQSVLSAAKLGMPLIVAIIGGMPIQFKNLVEFYKQEYQKAGHDVSQMQIAIHSHTFVSDDQKVIDGYFHTYKSQMDRIGASRGWAPYTKAQYDGGRSKEGALFIGSSDEVYDKIAYMKEIFGITRFVGHMDVGDPEHNVMMKSIELFGKEVLPKVKLL; this is encoded by the coding sequence ATGGAATTAGGAATTGGAATGTTTGGCGACTTAGCTTTTGACCAGACAACGGGAAAATATAAAGATGCAGGAGTAAAGATCAGAGAAATTCTTGAACAGGTAAAACTAATGGATGAGGTAGGAATTGATGTTTTTGCCATGGGAGAGCATCACCGCCCGGACTATGCAGTATCATCTCCGGAAATGGTTCTGGCAGCAGCGGCAAGTATTACAAAAAATATTAAATTGGCTAGTGGTGTTACTGTTTTAAGTTCATCAGAACCTGTAAAAGTGTATGAAGATTTTTCAACATTGGATCTGATCTCTGACGGTAGGGCTGAAATATTTGTCGGAAGAGGAAGTTTTATAGAATCTTTTCCTCTTTATGGATATTCTCTTAATGACTATGATCAACTTTTCGATGAGAAATTGGAATTGTTATTAAAAATCAATTCTGAAGAGAATGTTACGTGGTCTGGAGAACTTCGTGCACCTATGCACAATCAGACTGTATATCCAAGGGCAAAGAATGGAGGAAAACTTCCTATATGGAGAGCCGTGGGAGGAACTCCGCAATCGGTTCTAAGCGCAGCAAAATTAGGAATGCCATTGATTGTAGCTATTATTGGAGGAATGCCGATACAGTTTAAAAATCTCGTGGAATTTTACAAGCAGGAATATCAAAAAGCAGGACATGATGTTTCCCAGATGCAGATTGCTATTCACTCTCATACTTTTGTGAGCGATGACCAAAAGGTTATTGATGGCTATTTTCATACTTACAAATCGCAGATGGACAGAATAGGGGCATCGAGAGGATGGGCTCCCTATACCAAAGCACAATATGATGGTGGGAGAAGCAAAGAAGGAGCTTTATTTATTGGAAGCTCGGATGAGGTGTATGACAAGATTGCTTATATGAAGGAGATTTTTGGTATCACCAGATTTGTGGGACATATGGATGTTGGGGATCCGGAGCATAACGTGATGATGAAATCAATAGAATTGTTTGGTAAGGAAGTGCTTCCGAAGGTCAAGCTATTATAA
- a CDS encoding SMC family ATPase, translated as MIPIQLTIEGLYSYQERQTINFSNLTEAGLFGIFGSVGSGKSSILEAISFALYGETERLNMRDKRAYNMMNLKSNSSYIAFDFVNHENKLFRATRDFKRNSKKFEDVKPSSVTFYENKDGKWIPLDHSDAEKVIGLSYSNFKRTIIIPQGQFKEFLELGAADRTNMMKEIFNLQRFDLQNNVSNLNAKNRSELDQLQGELKGFEEIDEEHIRLQKENLKTEQQKFSDVKKEHLQVSEKYQQLKILKTDFENLRQKKEEFEKISTEKAKIDELEKKTDLYDTTFRIFDPLLNEKKKLSGEISERQKELEIRTKSVEETEKSFNLIKEKLVGLQPQFDALDQSKIQENDLGLILQMLQFSEEIKTLRERTQKGAEKVLEVEEKQKLGQSAINTLTKEAERLKPQKIEANVLVSVGNWFVQNRNLRELQQKQSQKLMDQQDLISKILNDLKVYKIDTENFREDFKLKTENLENKRKNLQQKLDHLKIQKELSRFATKLHYGENCPLCGSLEHPHIIEFHYVDTELNEVQEEIQLNDHAISKIQKEIAEIEKILDRKKIFEDQLKAEQESFDLLQKESQLHVQRFIWNEFSADRETDFEFKRQQSFAIEKQIEEINQKILHERTTFEKEQEILEKYKKALDEFKLEEAKKEEQIRTNQSNLKSLDWNDYRDKSHPEVMKLHQKLIESNLTVEKEYQALINREKEIVPKLAEEKAIASQLNIRISELTKETFLNEEALQVALQQQGFGLLTDVQNILMIEIDVHKTRTQIQQFRIQFETLKNGIQELEIKLKDFSYDQEVFEAAEKQLKDIELQLKEANDSVVKVTSEIERLEKEYKKKEALLKNLSELQKRSDNLKIMTNLFKGAGFVQYVSSIYLRQLCDHANVRFHRMTRNQLSLQLNDNNDFEIIDYLNEGKSRSVKTLSGGQAFQVSLSLALALAESVQATTKADKNFFFIDEGFGTQDLESVNIVFETLMGLQKENRIVGIISHVEELKEKIPVSLSIVKDEERGSLIEML; from the coding sequence ATGATTCCCATTCAACTAACAATAGAAGGACTCTATTCCTATCAGGAGCGTCAGACCATTAATTTTTCCAACCTTACGGAAGCCGGATTATTTGGAATTTTTGGTTCGGTGGGTTCCGGAAAGTCATCGATACTGGAAGCTATTTCTTTTGCTCTGTATGGAGAAACAGAACGATTGAATATGCGGGATAAGCGAGCTTACAATATGATGAATCTCAAATCCAACAGTTCTTATATAGCATTCGATTTCGTCAACCATGAAAATAAGTTATTTCGTGCAACCAGGGATTTTAAAAGAAATTCAAAAAAATTTGAAGATGTAAAACCCTCTTCAGTTACTTTTTATGAAAACAAAGATGGAAAATGGATCCCGCTCGATCATTCTGATGCAGAAAAAGTTATCGGATTAAGCTATTCCAATTTTAAAAGAACCATCATTATCCCTCAGGGTCAGTTTAAAGAGTTCCTTGAATTAGGTGCTGCAGACAGAACCAATATGATGAAAGAGATTTTCAATCTTCAAAGGTTTGACCTGCAAAACAATGTTTCGAATTTAAATGCCAAAAACAGGTCCGAACTAGATCAGCTTCAGGGTGAATTGAAAGGATTTGAGGAAATTGATGAGGAACACATACGTTTACAAAAAGAAAATCTTAAAACAGAACAACAAAAATTCAGTGACGTAAAAAAAGAGCACCTGCAAGTTTCTGAAAAATATCAACAGCTAAAAATTTTAAAAACAGACTTCGAAAACTTACGTCAAAAAAAAGAAGAGTTTGAAAAGATTTCAACTGAGAAAGCAAAAATTGATGAGCTGGAAAAGAAAACAGATCTTTATGATACAACCTTTCGTATTTTCGACCCTTTATTGAATGAAAAGAAGAAGCTTTCCGGTGAAATTTCTGAGAGACAAAAGGAGTTGGAAATCCGGACAAAGTCTGTTGAAGAAACGGAAAAAAGCTTTAACCTTATCAAAGAAAAGCTTGTTGGCCTTCAACCTCAATTTGATGCTTTAGATCAATCAAAAATCCAGGAAAATGATCTTGGCCTGATCTTACAGATGCTACAATTTTCCGAAGAAATTAAGACACTTCGGGAAAGAACGCAAAAGGGTGCTGAAAAAGTTCTCGAAGTTGAGGAGAAACAAAAGCTTGGACAGTCAGCAATAAATACCCTTACTAAAGAAGCTGAGAGGCTGAAGCCTCAAAAGATCGAGGCTAATGTATTAGTCAGCGTCGGAAATTGGTTTGTCCAGAACAGAAACCTGAGAGAGCTGCAACAGAAACAAAGCCAAAAACTGATGGATCAACAGGATTTGATCTCTAAGATCCTTAATGATCTGAAAGTTTACAAAATTGATACTGAAAATTTCAGAGAAGATTTCAAACTCAAAACAGAAAATTTAGAAAATAAAAGGAAAAATCTGCAGCAAAAACTGGATCACCTGAAGATTCAGAAAGAATTATCCCGTTTTGCAACAAAGCTCCATTATGGGGAGAACTGCCCTCTTTGTGGCTCTCTGGAACATCCTCATATTATCGAATTTCATTATGTAGATACTGAGCTTAATGAAGTTCAGGAAGAAATTCAATTAAATGATCATGCTATTTCCAAAATCCAAAAAGAAATAGCAGAAATTGAAAAGATTCTGGATAGAAAAAAGATCTTTGAAGATCAGCTGAAGGCGGAACAGGAATCTTTCGATCTGCTTCAAAAGGAAAGTCAACTCCATGTTCAAAGATTCATATGGAACGAATTTAGTGCTGATCGTGAAACTGATTTCGAATTTAAACGGCAACAATCCTTTGCCATAGAAAAGCAAATTGAAGAAATTAACCAGAAGATCTTACACGAAAGGACAACCTTTGAAAAAGAGCAGGAAATCCTTGAAAAATATAAAAAAGCTTTAGATGAATTCAAACTAGAAGAGGCGAAGAAGGAAGAGCAGATCAGAACGAACCAATCCAATCTGAAGAGCCTGGACTGGAATGACTATCGGGATAAATCTCATCCAGAAGTTATGAAGCTTCACCAAAAATTAATTGAATCCAATCTGACAGTTGAAAAAGAATATCAAGCCTTAATCAACCGGGAAAAAGAAATCGTCCCCAAACTCGCGGAAGAAAAAGCGATTGCGAGCCAATTAAACATCCGAATTTCTGAATTAACAAAAGAAACATTCTTAAATGAAGAGGCATTACAAGTTGCCTTACAGCAACAAGGCTTTGGTTTGCTTACCGACGTCCAAAATATTTTGATGATCGAAATTGATGTTCATAAAACAAGGACTCAAATCCAGCAATTCCGTATTCAGTTTGAAACATTAAAAAACGGTATACAAGAGCTGGAGATCAAGCTGAAGGATTTTTCTTATGATCAGGAGGTATTTGAAGCTGCCGAGAAACAATTGAAAGACATTGAACTGCAATTAAAGGAAGCTAATGATTCTGTTGTAAAAGTAACTTCCGAAATTGAAAGACTGGAAAAAGAATATAAGAAAAAGGAGGCATTACTTAAAAACCTGAGTGAACTCCAAAAGCGGTCCGATAATCTAAAAATAATGACCAATCTGTTTAAAGGAGCCGGATTTGTTCAATATGTTTCCTCCATCTATCTTAGACAGCTTTGTGATCATGCCAATGTAAGGTTCCACAGAATGACCAGAAATCAACTAAGCTTGCAGCTTAATGACAACAATGATTTTGAAATTATTGATTATTTAAACGAGGGTAAATCGAGAAGTGTAAAAACTTTATCCGGCGGACAGGCGTTTCAGGTATCTCTGAGCCTGGCACTGGCATTGGCGGAAAGTGTACAGGCTACTACAAAAGCTGATAAAAATTTCTTTTTTATAGATGAAGGTTTTGGAACCCAGGATCTGGAATCTGTAAATATTGTTTTTGAAACACTGATGGGACTGCAAAAGGAAAACAGGATTGTTGGAATTATATCGCATGTTGAAGAGCTTAAAGAAAAAATTCCGGTATCACTTAGTATTGTTAAAGACGAGGAACGTGGAAGTTTGATAGAAATGCTTTAA
- the sbcD gene encoding exonuclease subunit SbcD: MKILHTADWHLGKRLDRFSRLEEQVQVMDEIVQIADAQKVDLIIVAGDLFDNFNPSVEAVELFYKTLKRLSLNGKRPVVAISGNHDSPNLIDAPDPLARECGIILIGHPKAKVTPFELENFKISNSAEGLIELHLKEISFPVRIMHTSYANEIRLKEYFDENKEEELNKILAESWKKLAEEFCDENGVNILCAHLYMNKRGAELLEEPEGEKPIKIGTADLIYSDIIPDQIQYTALGHLHSFQNIGTKEKPVVYSSSPLCYSFSEAGQTKYVNIIEAEPGKEVSYERIALKTGKPLVRKVFDSVEKTVSWLLENPDMLIELTLESDTFLKAEDRKRIYQSHQGIIHLIPKVKNQDFSENQPHEINLNQDIQTLFKDYFRSKNAGQEANEELINLFNEILNSQS; the protein is encoded by the coding sequence ATGAAAATTCTGCATACTGCCGACTGGCATTTAGGAAAACGTCTGGATCGGTTTTCACGTCTGGAAGAACAAGTTCAGGTAATGGATGAGATTGTTCAGATAGCTGATGCCCAAAAAGTAGATCTCATAATTGTTGCCGGAGATCTTTTTGACAATTTTAACCCAAGTGTTGAAGCAGTCGAGTTGTTTTACAAAACTTTAAAACGTTTATCATTAAATGGAAAGCGCCCGGTCGTTGCGATCTCTGGAAATCATGATTCTCCGAATTTAATTGATGCACCGGATCCACTTGCAAGAGAATGTGGAATTATTTTAATAGGTCATCCAAAGGCTAAAGTAACTCCCTTTGAATTAGAAAATTTTAAAATTTCAAATTCAGCTGAAGGATTGATTGAATTACACCTAAAGGAGATAAGCTTTCCTGTTCGGATCATGCATACTTCCTATGCCAATGAGATCCGGTTAAAAGAATATTTTGATGAAAATAAAGAGGAAGAACTTAATAAGATTTTAGCAGAAAGCTGGAAAAAGCTCGCAGAAGAATTTTGCGATGAGAATGGTGTTAATATTTTATGCGCTCATTTATACATGAATAAAAGAGGTGCAGAACTTCTGGAAGAGCCCGAAGGTGAGAAACCCATTAAAATTGGTACCGCGGACCTCATCTATTCAGATATTATTCCTGACCAGATTCAATATACGGCCTTAGGACATCTACACAGTTTTCAAAATATCGGAACAAAAGAAAAACCTGTTGTTTATTCGTCTTCACCTTTATGCTATAGTTTTAGTGAAGCAGGGCAAACAAAATATGTAAATATCATCGAAGCAGAACCGGGTAAAGAGGTTTCTTATGAAAGAATCGCTTTAAAAACCGGCAAGCCATTGGTAAGAAAGGTTTTTGATTCTGTCGAAAAGACGGTTTCATGGTTGCTTGAAAATCCCGATATGCTGATCGAATTAACCCTGGAAAGCGATACTTTTTTAAAGGCGGAGGACAGAAAACGTATTTACCAATCTCATCAAGGGATCATCCACTTAATCCCTAAAGTAAAAAATCAGGATTTTAGTGAAAACCAACCGCACGAAATTAATCTCAATCAGGATATACAAACTTTATTCAAAGATTATTTCAGGTCTAAAAATGCTGGCCAGGAAGCTAATGAAGAACTAATAAACCTGTTTAACGAAATCTTAAATTCCCAGTCATGA
- a CDS encoding VF530 family protein has protein sequence MEQSKDPLHGKRLDTILEELVEYYNGFEKLGEQINFKCFTDNPSISSSLKFLRKTDWARAKVESLYLFVLRQKKRDQTRNKN, from the coding sequence ATGGAACAATCCAAAGACCCGCTGCACGGAAAAAGACTGGATACAATTCTGGAAGAACTTGTGGAATATTATAACGGATTTGAGAAGCTTGGGGAACAAATTAACTTCAAATGTTTTACGGATAATCCGAGTATCAGCTCTTCTCTGAAGTTTTTAAGAAAAACGGACTGGGCAAGAGCTAAAGTTGAAAGTCTGTATCTCTTTGTATTGAGGCAGAAAAAAAGGGATCAGACAAGGAATAAAAACTAG
- a CDS encoding peptidylprolyl isomerase produces MTIENNHVVAVSYILHTIEEDGSKILVEETTAENPLTFLHGVGMMIPKFEQNILGLKAGDKVSFTILPEEAYGERQPDAIAQLPIDMFKESGVPPVGAILPLSDNQGNNFQALVVEVTPDVVIADLNHPMAGKVLDFQVEILNTRPATEEELSHGHSHGIDGTDVH; encoded by the coding sequence ATGACAATCGAAAACAATCATGTTGTAGCTGTAAGTTATATACTTCACACTATCGAAGAAGACGGAAGTAAAATTCTTGTAGAAGAAACAACAGCAGAAAACCCACTTACATTTTTACACGGTGTAGGAATGATGATTCCAAAATTTGAACAAAATATCCTTGGTTTGAAAGCTGGTGATAAAGTATCCTTTACTATTCTTCCTGAAGAAGCTTATGGTGAAAGACAACCGGATGCCATTGCACAATTACCGATTGACATGTTTAAAGAATCCGGTGTACCTCCTGTAGGAGCTATTTTACCTTTGTCCGATAATCAAGGGAATAATTTTCAGGCATTGGTCGTAGAAGTTACTCCAGATGTTGTAATTGCAGATCTTAACCACCCTATGGCTGGAAAAGTATTAGATTTTCAAGTGGAAATTTTAAATACACGTCCAGCTACGGAAGAAGAGTTATCACATGGCCATTCTCATGGGATCGACGGAACAGATGTTCACTAA
- a CDS encoding YchJ family protein produces MNCPCCSGKLYAECCKPHHTGEKHAPTAEALMRSRFSAFAIPNGEYLMETTLPGKRKYHNKKDLQEWGEINEWVQLEIIRTPALNHVEFKAHYIDQDGNPQVHHEFSVFQKMHNRWYYVSGEFLD; encoded by the coding sequence ATGAATTGTCCATGTTGTTCGGGTAAATTATACGCTGAATGTTGCAAACCCCATCACACCGGAGAGAAGCATGCTCCAACTGCTGAAGCATTAATGCGCTCCAGATTTTCGGCTTTCGCAATCCCCAATGGTGAATATCTGATGGAAACTACTCTACCTGGAAAACGTAAATATCACAATAAAAAAGATCTGCAGGAGTGGGGAGAGATTAATGAATGGGTACAACTTGAAATTATCCGGACACCTGCTTTGAACCATGTGGAATTTAAAGCCCACTACATTGATCAGGATGGAAATCCACAAGTTCATCATGAATTTTCTGTTTTCCAGAAAATGCACAATCGATGGTACTATGTTTCCGGAGAATTTTTAGATTAA